In Methanosarcina barkeri MS, a single window of DNA contains:
- a CDS encoding DsrE family protein, which produces MTKVEKALLLLKNMVYESTSPKETLKFAKYYRNKGLDVLVILWGPMGVLLAKKDKTRGSPKYDDTVQECIDMGVEFRCCQLASDMIGLKKEELIPGIEFICSQEVAELFLKYTEENQLIITF; this is translated from the coding sequence ATGACAAAAGTCGAAAAAGCATTATTGCTGCTAAAAAATATGGTGTACGAAAGCACCAGCCCTAAGGAAACTCTCAAGTTTGCGAAGTACTATAGGAATAAGGGGCTCGATGTGCTGGTTATTCTGTGGGGACCTATGGGAGTGCTGCTTGCAAAGAAAGATAAAACAAGAGGATCGCCCAAGTACGATGACACTGTACAGGAATGTATAGATATGGGAGTGGAGTTTCGGTGTTGTCAGCTTGCATCGGATATGATCGGGCTTAAAAAAGAAGAATTGATCCCTGGAATAGAATTCATCTGTTCGCAAGAGGTAGCCGAACTCTTTCTTAAATATACTGAAGAAAACCAGTTAATCATTACTTTCTGA